In a genomic window of Methanosarcina horonobensis HB-1 = JCM 15518:
- a CDS encoding aldo/keto reductase, with product MLYRRMPENGDELSILGLGCMRLPVKDGKIDGKRAKSQVRHLIDHGVNYLDTAWTYHMGENELFLGSVLADGYREKVKLATKLPSWIVKSREDMDRILDAQLERLRTDYIDYYLLHNLTGALWYKMKSLGALGFLDRAKANGRVINAGFSFHGSVEEFKLIVNSYPWTFCQIQYNFLDEKNQAGTEGLEYAASKGLGIIVMEPLRGGKLTSPVPPEIKEIWNEAAVKRTPAEWALRWVWNHPEVTAVLSGMNEESHIEENLKIADEAYPNSLNEEELRLVKRVEQKYRDLMKTGCTGCRYCMPCPSGVDIPTCFEVYDNLYLSGNEKEAKLMYAAKAGGIIRGDIPGYASRCMQCKECLEKCPQHLDIPGLLKVIAEKFEGPDLETWKAAARQTFRVD from the coding sequence ATACTCTATAGAAGGATGCCTGAGAATGGGGATGAACTTTCAATACTGGGTTTGGGGTGCATGAGGCTTCCTGTTAAAGACGGAAAGATTGATGGAAAGAGAGCAAAGAGCCAGGTCCGTCACTTAATCGATCACGGAGTAAATTACCTTGATACAGCCTGGACATATCATATGGGAGAAAACGAGCTATTTCTGGGAAGTGTTCTTGCTGACGGATACCGCGAAAAGGTCAAACTCGCAACAAAACTTCCTTCCTGGATAGTGAAAAGCAGGGAAGATATGGACAGGATTCTCGATGCCCAGCTTGAAAGGCTCAGGACAGATTATATAGATTACTATCTCCTGCACAATCTTACCGGAGCTTTATGGTATAAAATGAAAAGTCTCGGTGCACTGGGATTCCTTGATAGGGCAAAGGCTAATGGACGAGTCATAAATGCCGGTTTTTCTTTCCACGGCTCAGTTGAGGAGTTTAAGCTCATTGTCAATTCATATCCCTGGACTTTCTGCCAGATCCAGTACAACTTTCTGGACGAGAAGAACCAGGCTGGAACGGAAGGACTGGAATATGCCGCTTCAAAGGGACTGGGCATAATTGTTATGGAGCCTTTGCGCGGAGGTAAGCTCACCAGTCCGGTGCCTCCTGAAATAAAAGAGATCTGGAACGAAGCGGCGGTAAAACGCACACCTGCAGAATGGGCTCTCCGCTGGGTATGGAACCATCCGGAAGTTACTGCTGTGCTCTCCGGCATGAATGAAGAATCTCATATTGAAGAAAACCTGAAAATAGCAGATGAAGCCTATCCGAATTCTCTGAACGAAGAGGAACTCAGGCTTGTAAAAAGAGTGGAGCAGAAGTATAGAGATCTTATGAAAACAGGCTGTACAGGCTGCAGATACTGTATGCCCTGCCCTTCAGGAGTCGATATTCCGACCTGCTTTGAGGTATATGACAACCTGTACCTTTCAGGGAATGAAAAAGAAGCAAAACTCATGTATGCGGCAAAAGCAGGTGGAATAATAAGAGGAGATATACCTGGATATGCTTCGCGGTGCATGCAGTGCAAGGAGTGCCTTGAAAAATGCCCGCAGCACCTGGATATACCCGGCCTGCTTAAAGTTATTGCAGAGAAATTTGAAGGTCCTGATCTGGAAACATGGAAAGCCGCTGCAAGACAGACTTTCAGGGTAGACTGA
- a CDS encoding aldo/keto reductase: MLYRKMSGNRDELSILGFGCMRLPLKEGKIDEERARQQVRHAIDHGVNYIDTAWPYHMGESEPFVGRALADGYREKVKLATKLPSWTVKSREDMDRILNAQLEKLRTDHIDYYLVHGLVGALWDKMETLDVLGFLDQAKADGRVINAGFSFHGSVEEFKLIVDSYPWTFCQIQYNFLDEKNQAGTEGLEYAASKGLGVIVMEPLRGGKLTSPVPPEIKEIWNEAAVKRTPAEWALRWVWNHPEVTAVLSGMNEESHIEENLKIADEAYPNSLNEEELRLVKRVEQKYRDLMKTGCTGCRYCMPCPSGVDIPGCFEIYDNFYLSGNEKEAKLMYAAKPGGIIRGDVPGYASQCVQCGQCIEKCPQHLDIPSILKAVADEFEGKDFKGWRVMAKRAFGKE, from the coding sequence ATGCTGTACAGAAAAATGTCAGGAAATAGAGACGAACTTTCTATATTAGGATTCGGATGCATGCGCCTTCCTCTCAAAGAAGGAAAAATAGACGAGGAAAGAGCCAGACAGCAGGTGCGCCATGCAATCGATCATGGAGTAAACTACATAGACACAGCATGGCCTTACCACATGGGAGAAAGTGAGCCTTTCGTAGGGAGAGCTCTTGCTGACGGATACCGCGAAAAGGTCAAACTCGCAACAAAACTTCCTTCCTGGACAGTGAAAAGCAGGGAAGATATGGACAGGATTCTCAATGCCCAGCTTGAGAAGCTCAGGACAGATCATATCGACTATTATCTTGTTCATGGGCTCGTGGGAGCATTATGGGATAAAATGGAAACGCTTGATGTTCTTGGTTTTCTTGACCAGGCAAAAGCTGACGGACGAGTCATAAATGCCGGTTTTTCTTTCCACGGCTCAGTTGAGGAGTTTAAGCTCATTGTCGATTCATATCCCTGGACTTTCTGCCAGATCCAGTACAACTTTCTGGACGAGAAGAACCAGGCTGGAACGGAAGGACTGGAATATGCCGCTTCAAAGGGACTGGGTGTAATCGTTATGGAGCCTTTGCGCGGAGGTAAGCTCACCAGTCCGGTGCCTCCTGAAATAAAAGAGATCTGGAACGAAGCGGCGGTAAAACGCACACCTGCAGAATGGGCTCTCCGCTGGGTATGGAACCATCCGGAAGTTACTGCTGTGCTCTCCGGCATGAATGAAGAATCTCATATTGAAGAAAACCTGAAAATAGCAGATGAAGCCTATCCGAATTCTCTGAACGAAGAGGAACTCAGGCTTGTAAAAAGAGTGGAGCAGAAGTATAGAGATCTTATGAAAACAGGCTGTACAGGCTGCAGATACTGTATGCCCTGCCCTTCAGGAGTCGATATTCCAGGCTGTTTTGAAATTTATGATAACTTTTACCTCTCAGGGAATGAAAAAGAAGCAAAACTCATGTATGCGGCAAAGCCCGGAGGAATAATAAGGGGCGATGTTCCGGGATATGCTTCTCAGTGCGTGCAGTGCGGGCAGTGTATTGAAAAATGTCCCCAGCATCTTGATATACCCTCAATCCTTAAAGCCGTTGCAGATGAATTTGAAGGAAAAGATTTCAAGGGATGGAGAGTTATGGCGAAAAGAGCTTTTGGGAAAGAGTAA
- a CDS encoding sensor histidine kinase, protein MSYSGTVFDTTDRIKSMGSIRHKLEIEEVLLEISNMFTIPANLEKDINLTLEKIGVLCGAGRSYIFQIRENGNIMDNTHEWCAEGVEPQKNNLQNNSSNRCPWWMKKLHNDEIIHITDVSALPPEAAAEKEVLGKQGIKSLIVLPFYAGGKLAGFMGMDNVVNTGNWGKDNISILRIAANLIGMGIQRRQAEKAIHTGEEIYRSMFQNAANLITLVDAAGIIVDCNSRVEELLGYRQEEFIGQPISSFIFSDYLQKLRESSEEIEKRGFSFSKECRMVRKDGKPVDVNINSSGLKDEEGNHAQTIYIIEDITERKQAEKLIKESESRYRSLFQNNGAVIMLIDPDTGDICDANPAACAYYGYTREKMLNLNIADINILPKDQILEKLEQAKLRDMNHLFFTHRLSNGQLRNIENYSYPILLNGKIFLYAIVSDITDTKKMQDELVRAKMEAETANKAKSEFLASMSHELRTPLNSIIGFSDMLLTQNFGPLNEKQAKYVRNISASGVHLLKLINDILDLSKVEAGKMELYVEKFSISSSVSEVKTLLTPLASKKNIQILNTVDEELATIKADRTKFKQILYNLIDNAIKFTPEGGNVTIDARIAEDEAEITVRDTGIGISEGEARKVFQPFIQLDNPELGGQAGTGLGLSLVKKFVEMHTGRVWVESKSGEGSKFFFTIPLSLNN, encoded by the coding sequence ATGAGCTATTCAGGTACAGTTTTTGATACTACTGACAGAATAAAGTCGATGGGCTCAATAAGGCACAAGCTGGAGATCGAAGAAGTATTACTGGAAATCTCCAACATGTTTACCATTCCAGCCAATCTTGAAAAGGATATTAATCTGACACTCGAGAAAATAGGAGTTCTCTGCGGAGCTGGCAGGAGTTATATATTTCAGATCCGAGAAAACGGAAACATAATGGACAATACCCATGAATGGTGTGCTGAAGGTGTGGAACCTCAGAAAAACAACCTGCAAAACAATTCTTCCAACAGATGCCCCTGGTGGATGAAGAAACTTCATAATGACGAAATAATTCATATAACCGATGTTTCGGCTCTGCCTCCAGAAGCAGCAGCAGAAAAAGAGGTACTTGGGAAGCAGGGAATCAAATCCCTCATTGTTTTACCTTTTTACGCAGGTGGAAAGCTCGCAGGCTTCATGGGAATGGACAATGTAGTCAATACGGGAAACTGGGGAAAAGACAATATATCGATACTCAGGATAGCTGCAAACCTGATAGGCATGGGAATACAGCGCAGACAAGCTGAAAAAGCAATACATACAGGGGAAGAAATCTACAGATCCATGTTTCAGAACGCTGCTAATCTGATTACTCTGGTGGATGCAGCCGGGATTATTGTTGACTGCAATTCCAGGGTAGAGGAACTCCTTGGCTACAGGCAGGAGGAGTTTATAGGGCAGCCCATAAGCAGCTTCATATTTTCAGATTACCTGCAGAAGCTTCGAGAATCTTCAGAGGAGATAGAGAAGAGAGGTTTTTCCTTCAGTAAAGAGTGCAGAATGGTTCGAAAAGACGGGAAGCCTGTAGATGTTAACATCAATTCCTCGGGTTTAAAGGATGAAGAAGGAAACCATGCTCAGACGATCTACATAATAGAAGACATTACTGAACGCAAACAGGCTGAGAAGCTGATTAAAGAAAGTGAAAGCAGATACCGTTCTCTGTTTCAAAACAACGGCGCTGTAATAATGCTTATTGATCCTGATACGGGAGATATATGCGATGCAAATCCGGCTGCCTGTGCTTACTACGGATATACCAGAGAGAAGATGCTCAACCTGAATATTGCTGACATTAATATACTTCCAAAAGATCAAATCCTGGAAAAACTGGAACAGGCAAAGTTAAGGGATATGAATCACTTATTTTTCACTCACCGCCTATCAAACGGACAATTGCGGAATATTGAAAATTACAGTTATCCTATTCTGCTGAACGGGAAAATATTTCTGTATGCAATAGTTTCAGATATAACAGATACTAAAAAAATGCAGGACGAACTTGTTAGAGCAAAAATGGAAGCTGAAACTGCCAATAAAGCAAAAAGCGAATTTCTTGCAAGTATGAGCCACGAACTGAGAACACCACTGAATTCAATTATAGGTTTCTCAGATATGCTGCTCACCCAAAATTTCGGCCCGCTTAACGAAAAACAGGCAAAATATGTAAGAAACATCTCAGCTAGCGGGGTTCATCTCCTGAAACTGATAAACGATATACTGGATCTTTCAAAAGTTGAAGCCGGTAAAATGGAGCTCTATGTAGAGAAATTTTCAATATCCAGTTCAGTTTCTGAAGTTAAGACCTTATTAACACCTCTGGCATCAAAGAAAAATATTCAGATTCTGAACACGGTTGATGAAGAGCTTGCGACCATTAAAGCTGACAGGACAAAATTCAAGCAGATACTTTATAACCTCATTGATAATGCAATAAAGTTTACACCTGAAGGAGGTAACGTTACTATCGATGCCAGAATTGCAGAAGATGAAGCAGAAATTACTGTTAGGGATACAGGCATCGGAATATCTGAAGGAGAAGCTCGGAAAGTCTTTCAGCCTTTTATACAGCTCGATAACCCTGAATTAGGAGGCCAGGCAGGGACAGGGCTCGGGCTCTCCCTTGTCAAAAAATTTGTGGAAATGCATACAGGTAGAGTCTGGGTTGAAAGCAAGTCTGGTGAAGGAAGCAAGTTCTTTTTCACCATACCGCTTAGTTTAAACAATTAA
- a CDS encoding flavin reductase family protein, translating to MKQSIGAKPLAFPTPTWVVGTYDMNGKPNAMTVAWAGICCSNPPCISVSLRKATYSYAGIIENKAFTVSIPSEDFVKEADYFGIASGRDEDKFECACLTPVRSELVPAPYIGEFPVVLECRLLHSLEVGLHTMFVGEIVDIKVEESVLDENGNPDVEKIKPVIYGTGNRSYYSIGCNLGKAFSIGKKIMKP from the coding sequence ATGAAACAATCAATCGGAGCAAAACCGCTTGCATTTCCGACTCCTACCTGGGTTGTCGGTACCTATGATATGAACGGAAAACCCAATGCAATGACTGTAGCGTGGGCAGGGATCTGCTGTTCGAACCCTCCATGTATTAGCGTGTCTTTAAGAAAGGCTACCTACAGCTATGCCGGCATTATTGAAAATAAGGCATTCACTGTAAGTATTCCTTCTGAGGATTTTGTAAAAGAGGCTGATTACTTCGGTATTGCAAGTGGAAGGGATGAAGATAAGTTCGAGTGCGCCTGTCTTACACCTGTAAGAAGCGAGCTTGTGCCTGCTCCATATATAGGAGAGTTTCCTGTTGTCCTTGAGTGCAGGCTTCTCCACAGCCTTGAAGTAGGGCTTCACACTATGTTTGTAGGGGAGATAGTGGACATCAAGGTAGAAGAATCCGTACTCGATGAAAACGGAAATCCTGATGTTGAGAAGATTAAGCCCGTTATATACGGGACAGGAAACAGAAGCTATTACAGCATCGGGTGCAATCTCGGAAAAGCCTTTTCGATAGGCAAAAAAATCATGAAGCCGTGA
- a CDS encoding epoxyqueuosine reductase, translating to MEEQTEKSKMEKLTEELKEMALTLGAFKVGIATTETLAGGPPSTDLTYVLPGAKSAVVFALAFDQNLIEPYFKKIDHKSLDTNKVRTTTLANGVALEMAGFLQQYGYKAVPQLANFVYRQDSENWLLDMHPPISHRYLAVRSGIGHFGYSGNIITKEYGSAIVLASVVTDAELIPTDPLPEEENYCDECKICLAVCSSEYVDPLEKVTVTLGGKEFSYGKRRSNSRCFLVCGGLTGLNASGKWSTWSPARFEIPKKDEDFIAALPSTIEAYLERPKIKGGFFICLIPGNRMEYTCSNCHFVCHPDKEVRKARYKMLTDSGVIIQEPDGTLKAVSPEEAKKYIESMTPERKKLYESVPEEQSV from the coding sequence ATGGAAGAACAAACAGAAAAATCCAAGATGGAAAAACTAACTGAAGAACTAAAAGAGATGGCTTTGACCCTTGGAGCCTTTAAAGTGGGCATTGCGACAACAGAAACTCTTGCAGGTGGCCCTCCTTCAACTGATCTTACATACGTGTTGCCAGGGGCAAAATCAGCAGTCGTTTTTGCTCTGGCTTTTGACCAGAACCTTATTGAACCTTACTTTAAAAAAATAGATCATAAATCTCTCGACACTAATAAGGTGCGGACCACTACCCTTGCAAACGGAGTAGCTCTCGAAATGGCAGGGTTTTTGCAGCAGTATGGTTACAAAGCTGTTCCCCAGCTGGCAAATTTTGTTTACCGTCAAGACTCGGAAAACTGGTTACTGGATATGCACCCTCCTATTTCCCACAGGTACCTTGCAGTCCGCTCTGGAATAGGGCATTTCGGATATTCAGGGAACATTATCACCAAGGAATATGGATCAGCAATTGTACTGGCGTCGGTAGTTACTGATGCAGAACTTATACCAACAGATCCCCTGCCAGAAGAAGAAAATTATTGTGATGAGTGCAAGATCTGCCTTGCTGTCTGTTCGTCTGAATACGTGGATCCGCTTGAGAAGGTTACAGTGACTCTTGGAGGAAAAGAGTTTAGCTACGGGAAGAGGAGAAGTAATAGCCGATGCTTCCTTGTCTGTGGTGGGCTTACAGGTTTAAACGCCTCGGGAAAGTGGTCCACCTGGTCTCCGGCTCGCTTTGAGATCCCAAAAAAAGATGAAGATTTTATTGCTGCGTTACCCAGTACCATCGAAGCATACTTAGAAAGGCCTAAAATTAAAGGTGGATTTTTTATATGCCTTATCCCGGGAAATAGAATGGAATATACATGTTCTAACTGCCACTTTGTTTGCCATCCTGATAAGGAAGTTAGGAAGGCACGTTATAAAATGCTCACTGACAGTGGCGTGATCATACAGGAACCTGATGGAACTCTTAAAGCGGTATCTCCAGAGGAGGCAAAAAAATATATCGAGTCCATGACTCCGGAAAGGAAAAAACTGTACGAATCGGTTCCGGAGGAGCAATCTGTATAA
- the ribB gene encoding 3,4-dihydroxy-2-butanone-4-phosphate synthase — MNGNTVYDCLTYRNENINLALEALLVGKMIQIYDSDSREGETDLVIPAKAVTFKDVKWMRKDAGGLICVAVDPVASKQLKLPFMAELVREASKTSDVLGEVVEKDGDLKYDSHSSFSLWVNHRNTRTGIPDDERALTIRKIGEITEKSLSGNRVRFGDEFRTPGHVALLRAAEGLLDKRKGQTELSIALAHMAGVTPAMVVCEMLDNYNGKALSKEKAKEYGKDNRLVFLEGQEIVEAYITWKGCE; from the coding sequence ATGAACGGAAATACGGTTTACGATTGTCTTACGTATAGAAACGAAAACATCAATCTGGCACTGGAAGCACTTCTGGTCGGAAAGATGATCCAGATTTATGATTCGGATTCAAGGGAAGGAGAAACTGACCTTGTGATCCCTGCAAAAGCGGTCACCTTTAAAGATGTGAAATGGATGCGAAAAGATGCAGGCGGTCTGATCTGCGTGGCAGTAGACCCTGTGGCATCCAAACAACTCAAACTGCCTTTCATGGCAGAACTCGTCAGGGAAGCAAGCAAAACCAGCGATGTTCTTGGAGAAGTGGTAGAAAAGGACGGCGATCTTAAATACGATTCTCATTCTTCCTTTTCTCTCTGGGTCAATCACAGGAATACCAGGACAGGCATCCCTGATGATGAAAGAGCCCTTACGATCCGGAAAATCGGAGAAATAACAGAAAAAAGCCTTTCCGGAAACAGAGTTCGTTTTGGAGACGAGTTCAGGACTCCCGGTCACGTGGCGCTCCTGAGAGCTGCCGAAGGGCTTCTGGATAAACGCAAAGGGCAGACCGAACTTTCAATTGCCCTTGCCCATATGGCAGGCGTTACCCCTGCAATGGTAGTCTGCGAAATGCTGGACAATTATAATGGAAAAGCTCTCTCCAAAGAAAAGGCAAAAGAATACGGTAAAGATAACAGACTTGTATTTCTGGAAGGGCAGGAAATAGTTGAAGCATATATAACATGGAAAGGCTGTGAATGA
- a CDS encoding pyridoxamine 5'-phosphate oxidase family protein, protein MVKLSEEMKTAFSKVKIFPVATASNDGIPNVVPIGFCQLVDDETIWIVDNFMVKSLVNLEENPNVAVYVWGPETGGCFQIKGEAEIISSGEKFDKMKGIVHAAKPGLPAKNLIEVKISEVFQCAPGPGAGKKLL, encoded by the coding sequence ATAGTAAAATTAAGCGAAGAGATGAAAACTGCCTTTTCAAAGGTAAAGATCTTTCCTGTGGCTACGGCTTCAAATGATGGAATTCCAAATGTAGTGCCTATTGGGTTCTGCCAGCTTGTGGATGATGAAACAATCTGGATTGTAGACAATTTCATGGTCAAATCCCTGGTAAACCTGGAAGAAAATCCGAATGTTGCAGTCTATGTATGGGGGCCGGAAACCGGCGGCTGCTTCCAGATAAAGGGCGAAGCGGAAATTATCAGTTCCGGAGAGAAGTTTGATAAAATGAAGGGAATTGTGCATGCAGCAAAGCCCGGACTTCCTGCAAAGAACCTTATAGAAGTCAAGATTAGTGAGGTCTTCCAGTGTGCTCCCGGTCCTGGCGCAGGAAAGAAATTGCTCTGA
- a CDS encoding DUF3786 domain-containing protein, whose amino-acid sequence MNSGYEQIYESLIPKLSKCDFLEVAERLGLSLQPDGSLSVNFLGREYEISSRGVNPTDGKPVNVNNRSVLAYYTLSKGVGEPAFSFVPISYLAGKGIILSTDIKWITDPLGKTFCGNYATFSETLCRFGGVFNGKLKSGGYSWLLKALPKIPLQIVYYDGDDEFPCEVQILLDKNASLFMEFECLAFLEGCLVRAMIMTAQMGNIAGGV is encoded by the coding sequence ATGAATAGTGGTTATGAACAAATTTATGAAAGCCTTATACCCAAATTGAGCAAATGCGATTTTTTAGAAGTTGCCGAACGGCTTGGTCTGTCACTTCAGCCTGACGGTTCCCTATCTGTCAATTTTCTTGGCCGAGAATACGAGATTAGTTCCCGCGGTGTTAATCCGACGGACGGTAAACCGGTTAATGTCAACAACCGCAGTGTGCTGGCTTACTATACATTGTCCAAAGGCGTGGGCGAACCTGCATTTTCATTTGTACCGATTTCTTATCTTGCTGGCAAAGGAATAATACTCAGCACAGATATAAAATGGATAACCGATCCGCTCGGTAAAACATTCTGTGGTAATTATGCAACATTCAGCGAAACCTTGTGCAGATTTGGTGGGGTTTTTAACGGCAAGCTGAAATCGGGCGGCTATTCATGGCTTCTGAAAGCATTGCCAAAAATCCCTCTCCAAATTGTTTATTATGATGGAGATGATGAATTTCCTTGCGAAGTTCAGATTTTGTTAGATAAAAATGCTTCGCTCTTTATGGAGTTTGAATGTCTGGCTTTTTTAGAGGGATGCCTTGTAAGAGCGATGATTATGACCGCCCAAATGGGAAATATAGCCGGAGGGGTGTAA
- a CDS encoding epoxyqueuosine reductase produces MSNTSLSASIKNKALEIGYDLCGITTVDLMEEYASHLDERIRSFPESRALYESLYPMAFPQKSIEWIKSIVVCVGRYGKYGIPEGLDNYIGKAYLVDGRLKHSKEYSRKLEFETYLTELGLKTAYSIVPARLAAVSAGLGRIGKNNFFYTEKYGSWVFIDTWVIDSEMEYDEPTRSLNCPEGCNKCVDSCPTRALNKPLSMNRGKCIA; encoded by the coding sequence TTGAGTAATACCAGTCTATCAGCAAGTATCAAGAACAAAGCTCTGGAAATAGGGTATGATTTGTGTGGAATTACAACAGTGGACTTGATGGAGGAATATGCATCCCATCTTGATGAAAGAATCAGGAGTTTTCCTGAATCGCGTGCATTATATGAAAGCCTCTATCCCATGGCTTTTCCACAAAAAAGTATAGAGTGGATCAAATCAATTGTTGTTTGTGTAGGGAGATATGGGAAATACGGTATCCCTGAGGGACTTGATAACTATATAGGAAAGGCTTATCTGGTCGATGGAAGACTTAAACACTCAAAAGAATACTCTCGAAAACTTGAGTTCGAAACTTATTTGACTGAGTTAGGGCTTAAGACTGCTTATTCTATTGTCCCTGCTCGCTTGGCTGCAGTTAGTGCCGGTCTGGGGCGTATAGGCAAGAACAACTTCTTCTACACAGAAAAATATGGGTCCTGGGTCTTTATTGACACATGGGTGATCGACTCTGAAATGGAATATGATGAGCCTACACGTTCCTTAAATTGTCCTGAAGGCTGTAACAAATGTGTCGATTCCTGTCCTACTAGAGCTTTAAACAAGCCTTTATCAATGAATAGAGGAAAATGCATTGCTTAA
- a CDS encoding epoxyqueuosine reductase family protein, producing MQTEELKTQMGTWIYGCDVCQNVCPKNKNKWEEKEDFAGLSNVTQYLSLESIWRMDKNTFLEIIQPRFWYIGQDGLWIWKCNALRAMANSGDKNYHKYIKEAVKERDHNIRNMALWACQKLGI from the coding sequence TTGCAGACTGAGGAATTAAAAACACAAATGGGAACTTGGATATATGGATGTGATGTCTGTCAGAACGTATGTCCGAAGAATAAAAACAAATGGGAAGAAAAGGAAGATTTTGCTGGTCTTTCCAATGTAACACAATATCTTTCACTGGAGAGTATATGGAGAATGGACAAAAACACTTTCCTTGAAATAATTCAGCCCAGATTCTGGTATATCGGACAGGATGGTTTATGGATATGGAAATGTAATGCTTTGAGAGCTATGGCTAATAGTGGAGACAAGAACTATCATAAATATATCAAAGAAGCTGTAAAAGAGCGTGATCACAACATTCGGAATATGGCGCTTTGGGCCTGCCAAAAACTTGGAATTTAA
- a CDS encoding TetR/AcrR family transcriptional regulator: protein MDENYSITYLQINYLFTCTSVVMKAINETNQQILYYARNFLQCRGYNGFSYKDISQKLGIKNAAIHNYYPKKEDLVAALLEDSRKNLAANIAQIVESGGSAREQLQYYFDYALKEFDEGKSICPPGSVILDFEELPEKVKKQNLLLLDDILTWISKVLKTGLEQGEFSFSDPVEARAELVVEVLMGARQLSSIKGRRTLVRSISLIKSDLGWKD from the coding sequence ATGGATGAGAACTATTCAATTACTTATTTACAGATCAATTACTTATTTACATGTACAAGTGTTGTTATGAAAGCTATAAACGAGACTAATCAACAGATACTCTACTATGCAAGGAATTTTTTGCAATGTAGGGGTTATAATGGGTTTAGTTACAAGGATATTTCTCAAAAATTGGGAATAAAGAATGCCGCAATTCATAATTATTATCCCAAAAAAGAAGATCTAGTTGCAGCCTTGCTCGAAGACAGCAGAAAGAACTTAGCTGCAAATATTGCTCAAATAGTGGAATCCGGAGGCTCAGCCCGTGAGCAGCTTCAATACTATTTTGATTACGCACTGAAGGAGTTTGATGAAGGCAAAAGTATCTGCCCTCCAGGCTCGGTGATACTTGATTTTGAAGAACTTCCGGAGAAGGTTAAAAAGCAAAATCTGTTGCTGCTGGATGATATCTTGACCTGGATTTCCAAAGTTCTTAAAACCGGTCTGGAACAGGGAGAGTTTAGTTTCTCCGATCCAGTTGAAGCACGTGCAGAATTGGTAGTTGAAGTCTTAATGGGTGCCAGGCAACTATCCAGTATTAAGGGGAGAAGAACGCTTGTTAGATCCATCTCTCTAATTAAATCCGATCTTGGGTGGAAAGATTGA
- a CDS encoding DUF1638 domain-containing protein, whose amino-acid sequence MPIMSIISCKIMQDEIVWILENDSSINEIIVVENENIREFTEKLNKVNLQYKVFPLKDISSLPEIKSECEKYTVLIHLMKLGLHSNPKELKNKVYEIINILAPFSSGILLFYGLCGNVMGNVEKDFEVDSLPCTVRILKDKNHRIVDDCIGATVGGVNNYLRILKSVSDAGTYLFTPMYSKGWRELLQLDRLNRDPAKALKLMKKTHEMIGYKRVAKINTGLEYTENFDASIREFAELFDFEILEFDDGNQKIFEDCYNELKVEIGANKSD is encoded by the coding sequence ATGCCTATCATGAGTATTATTTCATGCAAGATAATGCAGGATGAAATCGTTTGGATTCTTGAAAATGACTCTTCGATTAATGAGATTATTGTAGTTGAAAACGAAAATATCCGGGAATTTACAGAAAAGCTAAATAAAGTAAACCTTCAGTATAAAGTGTTCCCTCTAAAAGATATCTCCTCACTTCCCGAAATCAAAAGTGAATGCGAGAAATATACTGTTCTGATCCATCTAATGAAACTGGGCCTTCACAGTAATCCTAAAGAGTTGAAAAACAAAGTATATGAGATTATAAACATCCTTGCCCCTTTTTCTTCCGGAATTTTACTCTTTTACGGCTTGTGTGGAAATGTGATGGGAAATGTTGAAAAAGATTTTGAGGTTGATTCTCTCCCATGCACGGTTCGTATTCTTAAGGATAAGAATCACAGAATTGTAGATGACTGCATAGGAGCTACTGTGGGAGGGGTCAATAACTATCTAAGAATACTCAAAAGTGTTAGTGATGCTGGAACATATCTTTTCACTCCTATGTACAGCAAGGGCTGGAGGGAATTACTTCAACTGGATAGGCTAAATAGAGACCCAGCCAAAGCGTTGAAACTAATGAAAAAGACCCATGAAATGATCGGTTACAAGAGGGTTGCAAAGATTAATACCGGGCTTGAATATACTGAAAATTTCGATGCTTCTATTCGGGAATTTGCAGAATTATTTGATTTCGAAATCTTGGAATTTGATGACGGGAATCAGAAAATTTTTGAAGATTGTTATAACGAACTCAAAGTGGAAATAGGGGCGAATAAAAGTGATTGA